One genomic region from Diabrotica undecimpunctata isolate CICGRU chromosome 9, icDiaUnde3, whole genome shotgun sequence encodes:
- the LOC140449928 gene encoding uncharacterized protein, with the protein MEEDCEPCKRREMSSGHGNQELTDPVEEMLKKTGCINLHYKVQDCISETKDWRQCQSQVTEFRKCMQQHQESRSKSGTQNT; encoded by the exons aTGGAGGAGGATTGCGAACCCTGTAAACGCAGAGAAATGTCTTCAGGACATGGTAATCAAGAACTTACAGATCCTGTGGAGGAAATGCTAAAAAAGACCGGTTGTATTAACCTGCATTATAAAGTACAG gACTGCATATCAGAAACTAAAGATTGGAGACAGTGTCAAAGTCAAGTAACTGAGTTCAGGAAGTGTATGCAACAACATCAAGAATCAAGAAGTAAAAGTGGCACCCAAAATACCTAA